The following DNA comes from Anopheles coustani chromosome 2, idAnoCousDA_361_x.2, whole genome shotgun sequence.
CCCTAACGGCGATCGGTCCCGGGCAACAACGGGCTCTGCCCATCAGCATCCACCCCATCGAAAGGAAACCACCCCTGGCAGCGCAAAATGTCATGTGTCCGGACGTAAccgaggcaaaaaaaaattaaataaataaatagaaacacATTGTGATCCACTTCAAAGCACCGGCACACTTGTCCGGAAGGCAAGATTTATCTTTCAACAACTTGCAGGCATCGGGTGGAAATTTATGTCTCCTGCGGTGcgcattgtgtgtgtgtgtgtgggtttgtcTTTCGGCGGGGGAATGTGTTTTTCCGCCATACGAGGATGAGctgaaaaactaacaaaataaaagcagAACTAAATCCCATTCGTTTCTGTGTTGTGCTCCACCATTGCCATCGTCGGGTTGGCGGACAAAGAGAAGTTACTATAGTGAGTTTATTTAACAACTCGTCCGCAAGATTAAAACCCCGCCATCCTCGGGCGGCCAGTTTCGGGGGAAAACTTGAGCTGCTGGGTGGAATACTTTTTTGgccagttgttgttttcccgGGCTGATGCATGCCCGGGTGCTCTCTCATGCTCACGGTGGATGAAtgttcttttccttcgctATCTGCAGATGCCGGAGTCCCgggttgttttcttattttttatgttcgtCCAGCTACAAAGCCCTCCCGTAAACCTTGGTGCACAAGGGGAAGTAATCCTTGCGGGCGGCAAAATGGGTACTTCTTCGAATGGGGAAATTTATACACCCAAGGCAGGGCAGAAAGCTACTTGGCACCGAATGGAAACCGAAAACCCACATGATcccccacacacacccacacatccTTGTGACGCGACCactcataaacaaacaaagaaggttgggttttttttggttggcCCAAAGGCCCGAAGGATAAGACGGTCCGGAAAAATTGTCACACAGCGGGAGCGGAAACGGGGACTTGGTCAATCGGAGCCATTGCTTTTAGCGGTTATTTTTTTGCCCCCCTCTTCCGTCCAAACCGTTTCCCGAAAACCGAACCCGaagcgaagcaaaacaatttcaaagaaGATGCCCCTTTTGGAAGGTGCagggaaggcaaaaaaaaaaccggcaacACTCGGAAAAACCGAGAAAAAGTAACGACTCTTGCTACCAGCGACAGAAAGAGGAcctaacataaaataaacgcAAACATTTGCCCACAGCGAAGGATCCAATATTGCCCTCGGATTGGAAACCAGAAACCCGAACAAACCTAAAGTGAGAACCTGTGAgaccagacacacacacacacatacacacacgcacacaaaggGGTTACGCCTGACCAGATCCGGTTGTCCGGTTTGCTCGACTTCCGAATGGAACGGGAGTGGGAGTAACGATAGGCAACGTGAAGGAATCCTAAtgggatggaaataaaaactaggaaataataaaattcccATGACTCTCCAGAGGACCTTCCGCCATTCTTCGTTGCAGTTTTtccgcattttttttctttcagtgTCTGAGTCCATCCAACCACAACCGGTGTTCGGAAAAACTGGCGAGAATCCTTGGAGACAGCGGTCAGGGCAGCACGAGGACtgggaaaattcaaacaattaCCTTCCTGAGGGGCCACCGAACACCGAACGGCCATTGGTTTTCCCTCGGTTCGTTGAGGGTGGAGGCGAGGGTGTTCGGGAACCATTTCCGTCGACTGGGTTCTCGGACCACACCCCATTTTTTCCTTGCACCCGAAGGTGGAGACATGGACGAAACGTCCACATCCGGTGGCAACAGTTCCTTCATCCTGTTCGCTCCAGTTCAGAGCGCGGGTGACCATTTCTTGCGcaacatcctttttttccccccggagAACGAGCACGAGAGAACGTGGAacataaattttcccattttcatcACGCGCATTATTTCCAACTATCACCGGTCCCCTCCCGGGGTCCGTCATCCTTTACCGTTGGTCCACACACAACGAACTATTCGGTTCgttctttttcctcccagACCTCATCTATTTATCGGCTAcaggacacacacacccagaGAGACGGTCCTCTCCCCAGTTAGCGCCATTAGATGGTggctattttcattttatttatctccATTCGTGCACTTTCGGACGCGAGAGATGGCAGCGTTGGCGAGCAATTTTCGTAGGTGGTCTCACCGAGGGCAATCTTCGCTTTAATCTACGAAAAAGGTAATCAACTACAGTGTCGTCCGTCTCCGCCATTTGTCCATAGCCGTGAACGGGGTATGGAAGACAAACCCGTTTGTTTATTGGAATTGTTTCGCATAAAAACGATGGCAAACAAACGGAATTGCGCAATGCTTTTTTATCCTTATGGTGGGGCAGTCGAGTGGAAGGTAATTGTAGTGTTGCGACCAAATGTGTGGACAGTATAAGTTTTGTTTCGCCAAAGAAAGCCCGAAGCCCAACTCCCTCTATAAAATGTCCCGTCGCATACTTTTATTGGTTTTCGGCCGTTTTTGCTAACATTTCCTCAAAGTGCTTCATGTTAAAAGCATACGCagagaaaagaaattaatgcAATTTTCCATCCGAAGCTTTATCGAATAAGCGAAGTACTTTTTCATACCCAACAGGAAAAGTCCTTTTCCCGCGCGTTTTTTCGTTCAATCTCGTAATAATCGTAAAGGTGAAGGTACAACAAACACCGATTGTTCGTTTCATTACGGCGTCCGGCGTTCGGGTCGAGTTCTCCAAGGCGAATGTCACCGGTAATCACTGGTTCGTCGAACGTAAATCAACCTGCCCGCTCATTTCCGCCCCGCGGCCGCGGCAGGATAATTGGCTAATCCCTTCCGGCAAAccaccgcctccaccaccactaATCATCTGTCGATGGGTTAACCTGCAAACCTGCCCGAAACCCCTCGTCTCCGTGCGGCCTTTCTTCGAGGGGCGATTGTTTATAActattattttgtatttacGATCAAAAtctatttattattcatttattaGTGGGCCAACTTTCCCGGGCTCTTCCGTGGTGTGTATTTAACACTCTCTTACACCTGAAGGTGGGGAAAAAGGAACCCGGAATGGCGGACTGCGGGAACTAGGCACAGGACACTGTCGACTGTGGTGGAAAGTTTTAGAAGAAAGTGAgagcataaataaattatgcaaatttaattACTCTATTTCGGGGCATGCCGGACGCTTTCTGCCGATGGGCCAGCTCCACTTTTTCCGGACAGGGAAATGGCTTTCTTTCATCCAGGTGACGAATGAGGAATTAAGCTATCGggggaaacggaaaaaaaatgtcagcTGCTCAAGGGCAGGGGTTAGCAACAACTGGGAAATCTCAACCCGTGAACCTTGCAATCGAAGATAATCAAtatttgaacaaacatttgcgaaacatattttaattgaattaaaataagAGTCGTCATTAAAGCGAGTTAGCTTTTCTTACATTATTCAATTAATAAAGTTTGACAACCCCTAACTAAGGTTAAAGCAATGGGCACAGAAGGAAATGTTTTAAAGAAAAGTTAAAGTAAAATTTACCAAACAGAAACAAGAAACTTAAAGGAGTACATAATATTTAACCTCAACGCACAATAAATACATTCACAAAATTGCATTAGTACTTTCGCAATCTCTTTTTGAAAGCAAACCACCaaatacaaaatttaaatattgtaaACACTCTAGCGCTAGTTCTCGTCCATATCCGGACGGATCGTGCCTCAAAAACCTGAAACAAGAAATTATGTTGAAACATGGTACCGGTATTTGATTAGATGAGCCCAAAGTCGGTAACTGCGGATTTTCCCTCCATCCTTCGCCTTTCCATGCCGCTTGATTCCTCCAAAAACGGTCATCGAACTGCAGCACCCGGCGTTCTAATTGTCGCGGGAAAATCATGGTACGATTCATAACGCCCCGCGTGGCTCGGCATCTCCTCCGACTGTTTCCTTATTGCCGGGCGTTTATAATCATAGACCACCGAGGTAAATAAAACTGGGCAGAAAACATCGCAATCGTGGCCGTGGCCATTAACCGCGAACTCCACCGCGCGGGAAAGTGAGGAGTTGAGCTTATGTTGTGTCGCATTTTCCACCGTCCACCGGTTGGCGCAAGATTGTTTTGGGTGGCTTTCCTGGCCCACAACCCAACCCTTGCCGGGTCGAAACGTGTACATATTTTGACGCCCGGTTCGGTTCGCGGGGCGGCGTTTGTAACCCATAACCCATCATTAACCCCGAACTGACGCGAGTGGAccgcaaggaaaagaaaagtgttaTGACGAGAGAAAATGGTACCCTCTACCATCGGCCATTCGGTGGTGGGTAGTTTTGCCCTTTGCCTGCCCCCAACAAACGGTTTCCTTTCACCTCGATTCGTTAGTTAGGATTAATGATGGAAAACCCACCGGACGTTGTTCGCGTCCCCATGCGCTCGGCACAGCACACAATTGTGCTCCCCAGAAAAAGtggtttctttaatttttttggaaCCACCAAAAAAACGGCCTTTGGAAAAACTGCGCAACTAGAGGGCTGGGAGGCTAAGAAAATCATCAAAGGAAAATGGTACCCGCCTAACCTCTTAAACGTGGTGATTAGATTTAATTGGATAACAGATAGTGTTGTACCATATGCTACGCCAAGGTATGTGGAATACTTGTTTTCCCTCTTTGCTATTTTGTCTTTAAAAACTTtcttataaataatttattagaaTTTTTAAGATATTAGCTGCCGTCGAAGTGATACACTGTGAGTCGCGTTGTAACTTACTAGATAGAAGtttcttttgggttttgattttgaaagtATAGCCATATCCGGGGAGCCTTTTGATGTTGGcttctttttcaattatttaacaCCTTCAAGATTAACTTTTACTTCGTTTTGGCTTGAAATAGATCCTACATTTCAgagttgttttaatttttcgattggtttcaCTGCAAATCCTCATGAGATCTGAAAAAAGAACCGTCTTTAGGAACTTTGTGCATTTTCTTGCTGTCTCGCGGTTCTAATTTATGGCATAACATTTGTCCATGAGTGACTGactactaaaaaaaaaatatgtactcGTCGGATACGAACTGTTTAGTTATCCCGTTagttcaaaaattaaattcttggtgtttgtattgaaatcattcaaatctggcccttttttcaTTAATATGGCAGTAACAACACTAAGTTCAAAAGCGTCTGCTAGATCCAGTATTAGTAAACTTATTATTataagaaaatgggaaaaagatTATTCCTAGCATGTTTTTGGctaaataacaaaattttaaaatgtttgaactaATGGAATATGTCTATAAATCCTAAGAGAATTTAACGACTCTGGATTACAAgttaagaaagaaaactaaataaatataatgaaGGCTGAAATCATGTAATATTTTACTTGCATAGTTTTTAAACATGGCAAGAGTTGCAATTAGCAATCTTCATATCTCAATCAATGATGCTCAATTTTAACTTAACTAAATTAAAGAGTTATCTTTTGAATCTTGATAACAGCTAGTTGGCTAGTAACAATCTAAGagcttttaatgtttttttattacttttttggtCATAGAAGAGATGTTACAAAACGGGTCTGTGAAAATTTGGAGTTCTTTTCTTCAATGGActgtgaaaaaataatgttgttCACGTAATGTATCGTGCACCTAACAATAATGTAAATACAAAAATCTTAATCCTTCCCGTAGTCTAGACGTCTACCGTCGTATTCGACGTTGAGATTGATGCATCAAACGAATGATTTGATGCATCGTTGCATTTATTTGTGCTACATGTTCAAGAAAAACTCTACCAATGCAAAAACCATTGCTGTCACCCTGTCGCCGGGCGTGACACCTTGAATTTACGGTCGATTTGCGAATTGTCTGCAACATTTCACACTTCGCACTCGCACAATAATCAGGTGCATTAATCTATAGAAAACTAGGGAGTCCCTTTGGAACAGCACATCGATACTATCGCGAACAAATgtacaacaaataaaatgtcCTGCAAATGTATTTAAACCTGACTTCAATCCAATTGCAACATGTCCATGCAGCCAGCGAGGGCAAagtaaaaaacgaacaacaggTAGGGCTGATCATGGATtacttgatttgattttcggTTCCTCGCTAACATATACTAACAAGCAACCCCCCGGGGGGTGGGTTTGGGGCACAACGCCGACTAAGTACACCATTATCCGGCGCGTTAAAGTGACACAAATATAAGcacaacggaaaggaaaaaaaggaaacggtgCCGACGAGCGAAAACCCCGGAAGATGTTTTGTTGACGACAGCTAGGAACACTTTGCCGCGTTGGCGTGGCATGAAGTAAAAAACTGGAATCGGAATCAAGACAGCAAGTAGTACAACTACGCTGGGGAACACATTTCCACTTCCATCCACAACCCCAAAAGGGACGAGAAATCAGACAGCGAAATCAGcagacaaataaataaaattttaaagcttTTTCTGTACCCTCTCCCCGCCTTTCGGCTCAACATCCGCGCTTCCCGGCGTTACGGTGGACGTCTTGATCCTCCTCGATGTCACGAGCAGCATGGGGCGCGGAATTTGACGTACACTAGAAGTGGGGAAAACCGTCACGGTTTCGCGGCTCTGACCCTCTGACAAAAAATGAAGGCGAAACCAATCTGCCACACCAGCCGCAAACGCGTGCAAGAAACGGTAACAAACTGTCTAAAGGACTACGGCGCAGTCCAAAAGGACTAAAGGACTACGGCATCTGCGCCGGGAGTTTGTCTGAGTGTCCACGGCAGACGGATGAAAAACGAACGGGGGTCGAGGCGAAAAGACACAACCCCCTGGTAAGCGAGAGGAAAAACTTCCATTTCCTAAGCGTATTCAAATTTTATGCAGATCCAATACGATTTAGAAACATACTTTAAGTATTTTCTATCTTTAGTCCTGCTCCCGGTGCAAGTCTTCCGTCAGCGCCGCTTGGTTGGCCGAAGAATGTTCTCACGATTTTTGCGCCCAGGTTGTATCTGTCCCAGGAAAAAGGGAAGACTTCCCCCCACTCTCTCCAATGCTGCTTTTTTAACACTTACAACAACCGCCAACCGACAAAACCTTGCATTTTGTGCGAGGTGAACGCGGAAGGAAAGTCCCATTCGCACTCACCTGAATTCCGGGGTTAGTTGGTGCTAAAAATCGACAGtgggtgaaggaaaaaatacacTCTAAATGAAGACATTGATGTACGCTTTTTATCGTGCTCGATTCAATCCTACCAGCATGCAAAACTGGGAACGAATCCCAACCTTCCACGATAAGCTTGACTGTAAAGAGGAAACCCCATTTCGGCACTTGATTTTATGAACCTCCTCGATAAACCTTTCTCCTGTGCAAAGGATGTAGTATTTTCGGGGAATGTTAAGCCATGAACTTAATACCATAATATGTTTATCTTTTTGCTGGCGTCTACTGATTCGGACATTTCTTGTTGGATGAACTGGTTGTTGTTGGCCATGTGCAGTTGCGTGCCATTAAATAGGAAAAATATATTCGAACTATCGATTATGGTACCAATCAATGCTTCCGGGCAAAACTATTGAATACAGAAAACGAGCGATGCATCGAGCAATGTAGCAGGATAGTTAATCAAAACGGACCCTCTCGAGCTAATCGATTGTAGCCTACGCATTCCTTCTTAAATAAACATGatcgcgttataaaatcaaccttAAATGCAGTTGAAATATCATGTGTAACAGTTAGAAatactactgctgctgttatgatatcatctgaaaatccctCTATTACAATGAATAACGTTTCAGTTTCAACGGCTTCAGTTAACTGTCATTTTAAATACAGCGCCATCTGCTGGAAAGACTAATAAATGGTGCATATCTTTGCCGGCTTGTATAGCTTTTCCAAAAACCTTGGCCAGTGAAtttgaaatgaagaaaaaggaacaatCTAAAACGTtgtaaaagttgtttgttttaagaaGCCCATTCATTTGAGGGATCACTTGTACAATTTGGGCGAGGTACTACAAAGTTATTCACaaataagttgttttagttCAAATTGATTGTTTGGAACCACACATTCCAAGATGGCGCTTTGTTTACCTGTCAGTGATCGCActagtgatggggaaactgaatccctacagggattcgaatctttcgattcaaatcctttctgagatccggatcttcgaatccgaatcccaatccgtcatatcatacatgctGTTGCCGTGggcaaacaaactaaaaacagGCGGGCCAGCTGTTCCCTCACGGTTATAAAATAAACGTAAAACTCACCAGCATCATGAGCTCAAGTAATACCGAGGGAATGTTTTCCAATCCTTCGCAATGGAAGAGACCGGAGGATATTCTGAAGATGCAACGattgaaaagaaagcaaaaagctTTACAGGATCGCATCAACAATCAGTCCAAAAGTGTAACCACGACGCAGTCGAGTAAAGCTCCCGAGGATCCCATTGCAAGTCGATTCGAAAGCAACACCAAACGGAAGAATCCTTTCTCAAGGTAAGCCCTTTAACTCCATAAGAAATCCTCACGGTAACCTGTGACTCTTTCACCTCCTAGGGCTACCGAAAACAATGCAAAACGACCGAAAGGAGACGTACTGGAAGATCTTACAGCGACCGGGGAAGATTCCGTGTTTGAGCTGCTAAGTAAAACAAGTGCTCCAGTTGTGCCACAACTCGAGGCGCCCGTAGTGAAGCCCTTGGTTGAACAGCAGTTCCTCCAACAGCAATGTCCCGTCGAGCAAACGCTACCCGAGTTGGTGGAAGAACCGCCGAAAACGAGCAAACAAGCACCAATCCACTGGAGCATCAAAAGCAAACTACGTATCATCTGTCGAACACCGATTCCAGGTACCAACTTAAAAACCAACCAGGAAGCCAGCGGGCTAACGTCCTTCGTTCGATGCATCGACCCGAAGGAATCATCTACCGGGTTGGACATATCCCCCGGTGCCCGGTTTTATCAGGCCACCCTGTACTGGCAACATCCGTATCTACCCTGGTTCACCTTGTTCCCACGGAATTCACGAAACAACAACACGCAAACACCACTCGATGAATCGGTCCGGACGGTGCTGGCCAAGGAGTGGGTCACAAGTTTTCGCAATCTGTTCCAGCTAGTCCGGGCACGCCAGTGTCCGTATTTCTACCTCTGTGCAAATTCCTTCACCGTGCTCTTCCGTGCCGCTGGTATCGGTGGAAGAGTGGAAACACACGCCATCATGACGCCAACCTCGAGAGGAATGCGTGCCGCGCTCAAACAAGAGGAGATTGAGTTCACCATGCCACTGAAAAAGTCCTCCAACACCCAGGAAACACTGAACCGCTCGGCAGAGTCGGGGATTGGTAATGGAAGCTTTTCCAACTCGTCCGAGGAACAGTCGCAGACGGCTGCCACCGAGGATGCGTCGGGTGATCGTCTCTCGGACgaagacgatgacgacgatttGGATGGCGAACAGTGGTTGGAAAGTCTCGGTGTGGATGCGGCCGAAATCCGCAAGATAAGCGACAACCACACGAAAAAGGTGCAGAAGAGTGAATGCGGTGGAGACTATAGCGATCAATCGCTGGTCCTCATCGAGGGATCCGAGTGTCAGGCAttcttcaattttcttctcaaCGCCAAGAGTACCATCGCCAAGGTAGGTCGGCTGAGTGGCATTCCGCCAACGCTTCTTGCACCGGTTTCGTTCGTTGGTGCAACGCTCCGTTCGCTGCAAAGCCGATCGACGAAAATTCGCATGGATGGACAGGATTATCACAGTACCGAGCTGCATGGCGTCATCCTGCCACACATCCTACCGTATCTGACCGATTTGTTGTGTGAAAGTAAGGATAAATATAGCGTAACACTGGCTACCGTCCCCAATACTGCCGCTCTTTGTGAAGCATCCCGGAAAC
Coding sequences within:
- the LOC131267706 gene encoding protein downstream neighbor of son homolog — protein: MSSSNTEGMFSNPSQWKRPEDILKMQRLKRKQKALQDRINNQSKSVTTTQSSKAPEDPIASRFESNTKRKNPFSRATENNAKRPKGDVLEDLTATGEDSVFELLSKTSAPVVPQLEAPVVKPLVEQQFLQQQCPVEQTLPELVEEPPKTSKQAPIHWSIKSKLRIICRTPIPGTNLKTNQEASGLTSFVRCIDPKESSTGLDISPGARFYQATLYWQHPYLPWFTLFPRNSRNNNTQTPLDESVRTVLAKEWVTSFRNLFQLVRARQCPYFYLCANSFTVLFRAAGIGGRVETHAIMTPTSRGMRAALKQEEIEFTMPLKKSSNTQETLNRSAESGIGNGSFSNSSEEQSQTAATEDASGDRLSDEDDDDDLDGEQWLESLGVDAAEIRKISDNHTKKVQKSECGGDYSDQSLVLIEGSECQAFFNFLLNAKSTIAKVGRLSGIPPTLLAPVSFVGATLRSLQSRSTKIRMDGQDYHSTELHGVILPHILPYLTDLLCESKDKYSVTLATVPNTAALCEASRKLINDSDKENDASALADPVFGKENLSDCGINMRIVETMCRATKDSVFDTERLLYNQEEGGFSWS